A stretch of the Uranotaenia lowii strain MFRU-FL chromosome 3, ASM2978415v1, whole genome shotgun sequence genome encodes the following:
- the LOC129754295 gene encoding poly(A) RNA polymerase, mitochondrial-like has translation MYRLYLAGWQSYQHRIGAGVGNLQALRKVLSAQHPQTGFKQVCPGFNSNAQMRSVHGGVHTFESMLVGRKSEARRSILVQVSSERSFSELDAYCAQFGTVTSSHHYRVGGTCSGYGDDEADCHYIVVEFEKPESADAAIRSAVFNEEKPGVRARSIFLWFRAGPRAKLQVASGKSKSTNESKLTNVDASRTIDDKELRNLLLSAENAEDQIKILHQATCLNDVGKRLRFLAVRQMETSLQGMFPQAVAYPFGSSVNGFGKMGCDLDLILDLDSESSLVQNSNSRLVFHTKASNSNERTQVQRYLESIGDVLQLFLPGVNSVRRILKARVPIIKYHHEHLDLEIDLTMNNMTGVYMSELLYLFGQIDPRVQPLTFCVRRWAQSVGLTNHAPGYWITNFSLTMLVMYFLQQLQEPILPPINKLIQSASKTDLRITENHISCSFLRDVQKLNFSTKNTTPLDELLLQFFEFYSHFDFNQRAISLNIGSHILKPDHSPMYIVNPLETVLNVSKNVNLEETELFRIQVRNALWLLDTHEKSTRTSGEDWGLISLFGNKIKDRITPQMFFTKRLVNVKDILDDAGGDNDSAPVEYKNQTVKSQISHIQKSTREEISKLGGGKNGPPSSFANGGPMKMKRNAKRR, from the exons ATGTATCGGCTATACCTAGCGGGTTGGCAAAGTTATCAGCACAGGATCGGTGCTGGCGTGGGGAATTTACAGGCACTGCGAAAGGTCTTATCAGCGCAACACCCACAAACCGGATTCAAGCAAGTATGTCCCGGTTTTAACAGCAATGCACAAATGAGAAGTGTTCACG gCGGAGTTCATACTTTCGAAAGTATGCTGGTCGGTCGGAAATCTGAGGCTCGCCGTAGTATTCTAGTCCAAGTGAGTTCAGAGCGATCGTTTTCGGAACTGGACGCGTATTGTGCGCAGTTTGGCACGGTGACTAGTTCCCACCATTATCGGGTAGGAGGAACCTGTTCCGGCTATGGGGATGACGAGGCCGACTGTCACTACATCGTGGTCGAGTTTGAGAAACCGGAATCTGCTGATGCGGCCATACGGTCTGCGGTTTTCAACGAAGAAAAACCAGGCGTTAGGGCAAGATCGATATTTCTGTGGTTTAGAGCTGGTCCACGAGCGAAACTACAAGTTGCTTCGGGAAAATCTAAATCTACGAACGAGTCAAAGCTGACCAATGTCGATGCTAGCCGCACTATAGACGATAAGGAACTGAGAAATCTGCTTCTGTCGGCAGAGAACGCCGAAGATCAGATTAAAATACTTCACCAGGCAACATGTCTGAACGACGTGGGGAAAAGGTTGCGCTTTTTGGCTGTCCGACAAATGGAAACATCTCTCCAAGGGATGTTTCCTCAGGCTGTTGCATACCCGTTTGGTTCATCCGTTAACGGATTTGGGAAGATGGGGTGTGATTTAGATCTTATCCTTGATCTAGACTCGGAATCGTCTTTAGTCCAAAACAGCAACTCTCGACTGGTCTTCCACACAAAAGCTTCAAATTCTAATGAGCGAACACAAGTTCAACGATATCTGGAATCAATAGGTGATGTTTTGCAGCTGTTTTTGCCTGGAGTCAACAGTGTTAGGCGTATATTAAAGGCTCGTGTTCCTATAATCAAATACCACCACGAGCACTTAGATCTCGAAATCGATCTAACGATGAACAATATGACTGGTGTCTATATGTCGGAACTATTGTATCTGTTCGGCCAAATTGACCCACGTGTTCAGCCTTTAACTTTTTGTGTTCGAAGATGGGCACAATCGGTTGGACTGACAAATCACGCTCCCGGTTATTGGATAACGAACTTTTCCCTTACAATGTTAGTTATGTATTTCTTGCAACAGCTGCAAGAACCCATCCTTCCGCCCATTAACAAGCTGATTCAGAGCGCATCAAAAACGGATCTTCGAATTACAGAGAATCACATCAGTTGCTCATTTCTGCGGGACGTTCAGAAACTCAATTTCAGTACCAAAAATACTACCCCACTAGACGAACTGCTGCTTCAGTTTTTCGAGTTCTATTCCCATTTCGATTTCAATCAACGGGCTATTAGTCTTAACATCGGATCCCACATCCTTAAACCGGATCATAGTCCAATGTATATCGTTAACCCACTGGAAACGGTTCTCAACGTGAGCAAAAATGTAAACCTGGAGGAAACGGAACTTTTCCGGATACAGGTTAGGAACGCGCTGTGGCTCCTGGACACTCACGAAAAGTCAACCCGAACCAGTGGCGAAGATTGGGGCCTGATAAGTTTGTTTGGTAACAAAATCAAGGACCGCATAACGCCGCAAATGTTCTTCACCAAGCGATTGGTCAACGTGAAGGATATACTGGATGATGCGGGTGGGGATAACGATAGCGCCCCAGTAGAGTACAAGAATCAAACCGTCAAGAGCCAAATTTCCCACATACAGAAAAGCACCAGGGAGGAGATCAGTAAACTTGGCGGAGGGAAAAATGGACCGCCTAGTTCTTTTGCGAATGGGGGCCCTATGAAAATGAAGCGGAACGCCAAACGACGGTGA